From a region of the Nocardioides ginsengisegetis genome:
- a CDS encoding response regulator: MSETSDQHDAPVRVLVVDDHEVLAASLAHVLDDEPDFLSVGVAGTLEKARSMIRSTAPDVLLLDHRLPDGDGVAAIPELLALRPSLRVVVLTASAADHVLVAAIEAGASGFLSKTRSLAEVTSAVRSAATGEAVISPEMLARLLPRLSRGGGRRHEELTEREREVLDLVADGLTNAAIAEKLVVSVHTVRNHIANLSAKLGAHSKLEALSIAVREGLLPDR, from the coding sequence ATGAGCGAGACCAGCGACCAGCACGACGCGCCCGTCCGGGTGCTCGTCGTCGACGACCACGAGGTGCTCGCCGCGAGCCTGGCGCACGTGCTCGACGACGAGCCCGACTTCCTGAGCGTCGGCGTCGCCGGCACGCTCGAGAAGGCGCGCAGCATGATCCGCTCGACGGCCCCCGACGTACTCCTCCTCGACCACCGCCTGCCCGACGGTGACGGGGTCGCCGCGATCCCCGAGCTGCTCGCGCTGCGGCCGAGCTTGCGCGTGGTGGTGCTCACCGCGAGCGCAGCCGACCACGTGCTGGTCGCCGCCATCGAGGCCGGCGCGTCCGGCTTCCTGTCCAAGACCCGGAGCCTGGCCGAGGTCACCTCGGCGGTGCGGTCGGCCGCCACCGGCGAGGCCGTGATCAGCCCCGAGATGCTGGCCCGGCTGCTGCCGCGGCTGAGCCGGGGAGGCGGGCGCCGCCACGAGGAGCTCACCGAGCGCGAGCGCGAGGTGCTCGACCTCGTCGCCGACGGACTCACCAACGCCGCGATCGCCGAGAAGCTCGTGGTCAGCGTGCACACCGTCCGCAACCACATCGCCAACCTCTCGGCCAAGCTCGGCGCCCACTCCAAGCTGGAGGCGCTCTCGATCGCCGTGCGCGAGGGCCTGCTGCCGGATCGGTGA